The following DNA comes from Methanobrevibacter ruminantium.
ATTCGCTAAGTCTAGCTTTTGCATTTTCTACACCTAACCTAGCGTCTTTTTTGGTTTTAGCTCCAGTACAAACAACTTTTCCGGAACCGAATAATAATAATACAACTTTAGGATCAGATAAACGGTATACTAAACCAGGGAATTGTTCTGGTTCGTATTCAGTGTTTTCCAATTCCAAAGCAACTGCTTCTAAATTTAAAGTAGATTGTAAATTTGCAGAAGCAACAATGTTTTGAATTTTAATATCAAACTCATGAGGAATCTCAGTATCAATAGTTCTCATAAGATCGACAGTTTTTTTAATAGCTAATTTTGAATCATCGATTGATTTAGCACCAGTACATACAAGTTTACCGGAACTAAAAATTAAAGCAGCAGTTTTAGGATCTTGAAGTTTAAATACTAATCCTGGGAACTGTTCTCTGTTAAAATCGACACCTTCTAACGCTTTTGCCACTTCAGTAAGAACAATGTCTTTACCAATGCTTGCAGAAGCTACAATGTTTTCTATTTTTATATCAACATCGGTCAATTTATTACCTCCAAAATTATTTAAAAAAAGTAAGTAAATATTTTAAAAAATTAATATAATTTTAGTTTTGACAAATAAAGAAAATTGACAATAAAAATCAGTTAA
Coding sequences within:
- a CDS encoding TATA-box-binding protein; translation: MTDVDIKIENIVASASIGKDIVLTEVAKALEGVDFNREQFPGLVFKLQDPKTAALIFSSGKLVCTGAKSIDDSKLAIKKTVDLMRTIDTEIPHEFDIKIQNIVASANLQSTLNLEAVALELENTEYEPEQFPGLVYRLSDPKVVLLLFGSGKVVCTGAKTKKDARLGVENAKARLSELDLI